One Candidatus Sulfotelmatobacter sp. DNA window includes the following coding sequences:
- a CDS encoding quinol:electron acceptor oxidoreductase subunit ActD, which translates to YFMQIWVAYDWPLVIAGKPFASIVPYTIIGFELNILLGGLATVAGLIFFGMFLTRKGHDAYQPGFSGDVFGCIVNCHGDQVNRAQEVLRRAGSTEVRVVEG; encoded by the coding sequence TACTTCATGCAGATCTGGGTCGCGTACGACTGGCCGCTCGTGATCGCCGGCAAGCCGTTTGCGTCGATCGTCCCCTACACGATCATCGGCTTCGAGCTGAACATCCTCCTCGGCGGTCTCGCGACCGTCGCGGGTCTGATCTTCTTCGGCATGTTCCTGACCCGGAAGGGCCACGACGCCTACCAGCCCGGCTTCTCGGGCGACGTGTTCGGCTGCATCGTGAACTGCCACGGCGACCAAGTGAACCGCGCGCAGGAAGTGCTGCGCCGCGCCGGCTCGACGGAGGTGCGCGTTGTCGAGGGCTAG
- a CDS encoding cytochrome c — translation MSRASLIAFARLRLAARAATVGGLFALVCGTGCWEQVDKHWFDQMKNEPAVQTLEQRPIDPPEGVIPAGGTAARLAPDDPMLAAMPMYSPVAHDIQNPVAATPESIARGKHEYETYCAVCHGQDGMAAQSPENPVAVKLGANGAAPFPLVATPGYTDGMIYTKIRYGKPLMPGYPQIAAEDRWHIINYLRTLFKGVQ, via the coding sequence TTGTCGAGGGCTAGTCTGATCGCCTTCGCTCGCCTCCGCCTCGCTGCGCGCGCCGCCACCGTCGGAGGGCTGTTCGCGCTCGTCTGCGGGACCGGCTGCTGGGAGCAGGTCGACAAGCACTGGTTCGATCAGATGAAGAACGAGCCGGCGGTGCAGACGCTCGAGCAGCGCCCGATCGACCCGCCCGAGGGCGTGATCCCGGCCGGCGGCACGGCGGCGCGGCTGGCGCCCGACGACCCGATGCTCGCCGCCATGCCGATGTACTCGCCGGTGGCGCACGACATCCAGAACCCGGTCGCCGCCACGCCCGAGTCGATCGCGCGCGGCAAGCACGAGTACGAGACCTACTGCGCGGTGTGCCACGGCCAGGACGGCATGGCCGCGCAGAGCCCGGAGAACCCGGTGGCGGTGAAGCTCGGCGCGAACGGCGCAGCACCGTTCCCACTGGTCGCCACGCCCGGCTACACCGACGGCATGATCTACACCAAGATCCGTTACGGGAAGCCCCTGATGCCCGGCTATCCGCAGATCGCGGCCGAGGACCGCTGGCACATCATCAACTACCTCCGGACGCTCTTCAAAGGGGTTCAGTGA